A genomic region of Patescibacteria group bacterium contains the following coding sequences:
- a CDS encoding C39 family peptidase, with product MKKYLFFCITILFLVFVFFVLIFNIKKYNQENENLLSALTTEILKPDKFILDVPYINEAPDGNFSGNWKNGCEEASIAMVEKYYLGKKSVSIEEAKSFMQNLFDIQDRLYGSNASTDAARTAKIINNYTSFNAVVKDNPTIEDIRRQIRINRPVISLHYGFDLQNPNIPFSRIGSYYHMLVVVGYNDETQEFIVNDDGDMKNGKNHRYNYDLFMNSLHDYNPSLNKTNGPARVIFTRFSH from the coding sequence ATGAAAAAATATTTATTTTTTTGTATCACAATCCTGTTTCTGGTTTTTGTGTTTTTTGTTTTAATTTTTAATATTAAAAAATACAATCAGGAAAACGAAAATTTATTGTCAGCTCTTACAACCGAAATATTAAAACCCGATAAATTTATTTTGGATGTTCCCTATATTAACGAAGCGCCGGATGGAAATTTTTCAGGCAATTGGAAAAACGGATGCGAAGAAGCAAGTATAGCAATGGTGGAAAAATATTATCTAGGAAAAAAATCAGTAAGCATTGAAGAGGCAAAAAGTTTTATGCAGAATTTATTTGATATTCAAGACAGATTATATGGCAGCAATGCCAGTACTGATGCAGCGCGAACCGCCAAAATCATAAATAATTACACTTCATTTAACGCAGTTGTGAAAGATAATCCGACAATAGAGGATATCAGGAGGCAAATTCGTATAAACCGGCCAGTTATTTCTTTGCATTATGGATTTGATTTGCAAAATCCAAATATCCCATTTTCAAGAATTGGCTCGTATTATCATATGTTGGTAGTTGTGGGTTATAATGATGAAACGCAGGAATTTATTGTTAATGATGACGGGGATATGAAAAACGGCAAAAATCATCGCTACAATTATGATTTATTTATGAATTCTTTGCACGATTACAATCCCTCTTTAAATAAAACTAATGGCCCCGCACGAGTGATCTTTACTCGATTTTCTCATTGA
- a CDS encoding M48 family metallopeptidase, translating to MTLYTHIGSNIRKTWILFSLFFIIIIGLGWFLSYYFDSQSILFFAVGFSVFMSVLSYWYSDKIILAISKARLIKHDENPELYHIVENLCITAGLPLPRIYIIDESALNAFATGRDPKNAVIAVTNGLLRTLDRTELEGVISHELSHIGNRDILLQTVVVVLVGTISMMADIFIRGRFFKGRKSNNEGGGQINVILMIIGVVFLILSPLIAKLIQLAISRKREFLADASGALLTRYPEGLINALEKISQSPVPLKVANKATAHLYITNPFKGPTKLFSTHPPVEERIKRLRGMGL from the coding sequence ATGACGCTTTATACGCACATCGGTTCAAATATCAGGAAAACTTGGATTTTATTTTCCCTATTTTTTATAATTATCATCGGTTTGGGCTGGTTTTTGAGTTATTATTTTGACAGCCAGTCGATTTTATTTTTTGCAGTCGGATTCAGCGTCTTTATGTCTGTTTTAAGTTATTGGTATTCTGATAAAATCATTCTGGCGATTTCGAAAGCGAGATTAATTAAGCACGATGAAAATCCGGAACTTTATCACATTGTAGAAAATCTTTGTATTACAGCCGGGCTTCCTTTGCCGAGAATTTACATTATTGACGAGTCGGCTCTGAATGCGTTTGCCACTGGCAGAGACCCGAAAAACGCAGTAATAGCCGTGACCAACGGATTATTGCGGACGCTGGACCGTACTGAACTGGAGGGGGTAATCAGCCATGAATTGAGCCATATTGGCAACCGCGATATCTTGCTTCAAACAGTAGTGGTTGTTTTGGTCGGCACAATTTCTATGATGGCTGATATATTTATAAGAGGCAGGTTCTTTAAAGGAAGAAAGAGCAATAATGAAGGCGGGGGACAGATTAATGTGATATTAATGATTATTGGAGTTGTTTTTTTGATTCTATCCCCGCTAATCGCGAAATTAATCCAATTGGCTATTTCCAGAAAAAGAGAATTCTTGGCAGATGCGTCTGGCGCGCTTCTGACCCGTTATCCAGAAGGATTGATAAATGCTTTAGAGAAAATTTCTCAGAGTCCGGTTCCATTAAAGGTTGCCAACAAAGCGACTGCCCATCTTTATATTACTAATCCATTTAAAGGTCCAACTAAGTTATTTTCGACTCATCCGCCAGTCGAGGAAAGAATAAAGCGCCTGCGCGGAATGGGTTTATAA
- the murB gene encoding UDP-N-acetylmuramate dehydrogenase, translated as MNNWEKDIELAQYTTFKIGGKADYFYRVKNADDLIGCIKLAKEKKLPFFILGSGSNLLVNDDGFRGLVIKMENNFIENLPEFRIEVGAGTPLNGLLAEAMKNDFTGLEWALGIPGTLGGAVCGNSGAFGQSISGSVEIVKILDIETLEIKDVGPEFCGFNYRNSIFKNNHRFIILSAILKFNKGSKEEIDKKIKEYISQRQAKNPTEPSAGCVFKNIQVNDEKISVGGLIEKSGLKGKIIGGAQISDKHANFIVNINNAKYADVLELIDLAKKTVKLKQGFDLEKEIIILK; from the coding sequence ATGAATAATTGGGAAAAAGATATTGAGTTAGCTCAATATACGACTTTTAAAATCGGTGGGAAAGCAGATTATTTTTACCGAGTTAAAAACGCCGATGATTTAATCGGATGTATAAAATTGGCAAAAGAGAAAAAATTGCCATTTTTTATTTTAGGCAGCGGTTCAAATCTTCTTGTAAATGACGATGGCTTCAGAGGATTGGTGATAAAAATGGAAAATAATTTTATTGAAAATCTTCCAGAATTTAGGATTGAGGTTGGTGCAGGAACTCCTTTGAACGGTTTACTGGCAGAAGCAATGAAAAACGATTTTACTGGCTTGGAATGGGCATTAGGTATCCCCGGAACGCTTGGTGGGGCAGTTTGCGGCAATTCAGGGGCTTTTGGCCAATCAATTTCAGGGTCAGTTGAAATCGTCAAAATCCTTGATATAGAAACCTTGGAAATTAAAGATGTCGGACCTGAATTTTGCGGATTTAATTATCGCAACAGTATTTTTAAGAATAATCACAGATTTATAATCCTTTCAGCAATTTTGAAATTCAATAAAGGGAGTAAAGAAGAAATCGACAAAAAAATTAAAGAATATATTTCACAAAGGCAGGCAAAAAATCCTACGGAGCCGTCAGCAGGCTGTGTATTTAAAAATATCCAGGTAAATGACGAGAAAATTTCTGTTGGAGGATTGATCGAAAAAAGCGGATTAAAAGGCAAAATTATCGGTGGAGCGCAGATTTCAGACAAGCACGCCAACTTTATTGTCAATATAAATAATGCTAAATACGCGGATGTTTTGGAACTGATTGATTTGGCAAAAAAAACAGTAAAATTAAAGCAGGGATTTGATTTAGAAAAGGAAATTATTATATTGAAATAA